The following are encoded together in the Salvia hispanica cultivar TCC Black 2014 chromosome 6, UniMelb_Shisp_WGS_1.0, whole genome shotgun sequence genome:
- the LOC125193925 gene encoding uncharacterized protein LOC125193925, giving the protein MGGGMETNKNRWIEDWATNRENLEHHFRWTRRNLALVGIFGVAVPILVYKGVVKEFHMQDEDAGRPPRKFWFT; this is encoded by the exons ATGGGGGGCGGAATGGAGACCAATAAGAACCGTTGGATCGAGGACTGGGCGACTAATAGGGAGAATCTCGAGCACCATTTCCGGTGGACCCGTCGCAACCTTGCCCTCGTCGGGATCTTCGGCGTCGCCGTCCCCATCCTCGTCTACAAAGGCGTCGTCAAGGAATTT CATATGCAAGATGAAGATGCAGGGAGGCCACCCAGAAAATTCTGGTTCACATGA
- the LOC125193924 gene encoding uncharacterized protein LOC125193924, giving the protein MARGLIWASAEDLARNRGRVLSLYRQILRSLNSPDLPFNFAARLAKKAEARAIFVVAAEERSVHNIEDLIDTGEYALSLLKKGQIPKYSLSS; this is encoded by the coding sequence ATGGCGAGAGGTTTGATTTGGGCGAGTGCTGAGGATTTGGCTCGGAACAGGGGGCGGGTTCTGTCGCTGTACCGGCAGATACTGAGGAGCCTGAACTCACCCGATCTGCCGTTCAACTTCGCGGCGCGGCTGGCGAAGAAGGCGGAGGCTCGCGCGATCTTCGTGGTGGCGGCGGAGGAGCGATCCGTCCACAACATCGAGGACCTCATAGACACCGGCGAGTACGCTCTCTCGCTTCTCAAGAAAGGCCAAATCCCCAAATATAGTTTGTCTAGCTGA
- the LOC125192782 gene encoding methyl-CpG-binding domain-containing protein 2-like, whose translation MKATLQPQSLEVTIKVERDKNVGESSTTVDHVNNAEGERNASNPSIPLGTPTTFPDDIVDLCSDEDVENHDTDTEGNKTSENSQYQLVLYVPSVNEAGNGKDAPGGPGPISCLSPPKKPHPFSDRTPRVLPSVGLFAVQCASCFKWRLVPTKEKYEEIREHLSARPFFCDTAREWCPDVSCDDHPDITQDGSRIWAIDKPNIPQPPTGWKRLLRIRGEGSVRFADVYYVAPSGKSLRSMLDIQRYLDKHPEYMTEEVSLSRFSFLIPKPIQKNYVRKRPVRPAFHNDAGDPGTQQYLPPSEGVRQPARITWVSTDGDTDLQPSSPALAYNYHLEAPPSNPKSSRPAKRPRTPSQRRYADDLVPNRNDASVEEPLHL comes from the exons ATGAAGGCAACTCTGCAGCCGCAGTCTTTGGAAGTTACTATCAAAGTTGAAAGAGACAAAAATGTCGGTGAATCTTCAACCACCGTTGATCACGTGAATAATGCTGAAGGAGAACGCAATGCATCAAATCCTTCCATTCCCCTGGGGACCCCGACTACATTTCCTGACGACATAGTGGACTTGTGTTCTGATGAAGATGTCGAAAATCACGACACAGACACTGAAGGAAATAAAACATCTGAAAATTCTCAGTATCAGTTGGTGCTATATGTTCCATCTGTCAATGAAGCCGGTAACGGCAAAGATGCGCCAGGTGGTCCGGGTCCCATTAGTTGTCTGTCTCCTCCGAAGAAACCACACCCATTTTCTGACCGGACCCCGAGGGTTTTGCCATCGGTAGGGCTCTTCGCTGTTCAGTGTGCCAGCTGTTTCAAATGGAGGCTCGTTCCAACAAAAGAAAAGTACGAGGAAATACGGGAGCATCTTTCAGCGCGCCCCTTCTTCTGTGACACAGCTCGTGAATGGTGTCCAGACGTCTCGTGTGATGATCATCCGGATATAACACAAGATGGCAGTAGAATATGGGCAATCGACAAGCCTAACATACCTCAACCCCCTACTGGTTGGAAAAGGCTTTTGCGAATCAGAGGTGAAGGAAGCGTCAGGTTTGCTGATGT GTACTATGTTGCACCCTCGGGTAAGAGTTTACGTTCTATGTTGGATATTCAAAG GTACCTAGATAAACATCCAGAGTACATGACTGAAGAGGTCAGCCTATCAAGGTTTTCCTTCCTAATCCCGAAACCAATACAAAAAAACTATGTGAGGAAGCGACCTGTCCGTCCTGCTTTTCATAACGATGCAGGTGATCCTGGAACACAACAATATCTTCCACCATCAGAAGGTGTTCGTCAACCTGCAC GCATAACTTGGGTGAGTACGGATGGGGACACGGACTTACAGCCGAGCAGCCCAGCACTTGCTTACAATTACCATTTGGAGGCACCGCCTTCAAATCCCAAAAGCAGTCGACCTGCAAAGAGGCCGAGAACACCATCCCAGAGGAGGTATGCTGATGATTTAGTACCTAACCGCAATGATGCCAGTGTGGAAGAGCCTCTTCACCTCTGA